TATTTAAGATCATTCCTCAAACAGAATTTATGGAACTCGTACATGGAGTAGAGTTTGGCGGCAGCTATATCCAATTCTGATATGGAATTATCTATATCCTGCTTTGGGCGTTCGTCTTATTGATTGCAGGAGTTCGTATTGCCAAAAATAGAATCGCGAAAGGGAAATATTGAATGTCAGCAAATACGATAATTAAGTTAGAGAATGTCACAAAGGTTTTTGATGGGCGCGAAGTCATTCATAATTGCAGCATGAATGTCCCGAAAGGCTCTGTCTATGGATTTGTAGGGCCAAATGGCGCAGGAAAAACGACGATACTCAAGTTGATAATGGGACTTCTTCGTCCTACAACGGGCAGAATTTCAGTTATGGGAATTGCTGTGCCTTTAGAACGCAATCAAATTCTTCAAAAAATCGGCAGTCTTATTGAAACTCCTGTATTCTATGAAGATATATCCGCAGAAGAAAACCTGCGGCTGCATCTTGAGTATATGAAAAAGCAGCCACTTATCGAGAATATACCGGAAATGTTACATAAAGTTGGGCTTGATGGTGCTGCAAATCAACCTGTAAAAAAGTTTTCGTTGGGTATGAAACAGCGATTAGGAATTGCGAGGGCAATCATTCATAGACCAGAAATCTTACTGTTGGACGAACCTATTA
This genomic window from Pusillibacter faecalis contains:
- a CDS encoding ABC transporter ATP-binding protein, with protein sequence MSANTIIKLENVTKVFDGREVIHNCSMNVPKGSVYGFVGPNGAGKTTILKLIMGLLRPTTGRISVMGIAVPLERNQILQKIGSLIETPVFYEDISAEENLRLHLEYMKKQPLIENIPEMLHKVGLDGAANQPVKKFSLGMKQRLGIARAIIHRPEILLLDEPINGLDPMGIKEMRELFCSLAHEQNMTVIISSHILSELENTADYIGIIANGQIQREAAIKDIQENFPSGLEEYFFEAMRGDKTE